Proteins from a single region of Lysinibacillus sp. JNUCC-52:
- a CDS encoding ABC transporter ATP-binding protein — MTTNSIIRFENVSKSYSDGTVVLQNINLELEKGKFYTLLGPSGCGKTTILRIIAGFTEPSTGNVFFHDKKINTVPANERQVNTVFQDYALFPHLNVFENVAFGLRIKKLPEKNIKERVSEALKFVNLAGYGNREISEMSGGQRQRVAIARAIVNDPEVILLDEPLSALDLKLRTEMQYELRELQQRLGKTFVFVTHDQEEALAMSDEIFVLSEGQIQQSGTPVDIYDEPINRFVADFIGESNIVNGVMIEDFTVEFAGEVFECVDQGMKPNEKIDIVIRPEDLEITTVDKGKLVVKVDTQLFRGVHYELSTYDKAGNEWLVHSLKKAEVGTEIGLDFDPEAIHVMRLNETEEEFDKRLESYGDDEDAN; from the coding sequence ATGACAACAAATTCAATTATCCGCTTTGAAAATGTTTCAAAATCATATAGTGACGGTACAGTCGTCCTACAAAATATTAATTTAGAGCTTGAAAAAGGAAAGTTTTATACGTTACTTGGTCCTTCTGGTTGCGGTAAAACAACTATTTTACGTATTATTGCTGGTTTCACAGAACCTTCTACAGGTAATGTCTTCTTCCACGATAAAAAAATAAATACTGTTCCAGCTAATGAACGCCAAGTTAACACAGTATTTCAGGATTATGCGTTATTCCCCCATTTAAACGTTTTTGAAAATGTTGCATTTGGACTACGCATTAAAAAGCTTCCTGAAAAAAATATTAAAGAACGTGTGTCAGAAGCGCTTAAATTTGTCAATTTAGCAGGTTATGGAAATCGTGAAATTTCTGAGATGTCAGGTGGTCAGCGTCAACGCGTAGCTATCGCACGTGCCATTGTGAATGATCCAGAAGTAATTTTACTTGATGAGCCACTTTCTGCATTAGACTTAAAACTACGTACAGAAATGCAGTATGAGCTTCGTGAATTACAGCAAAGACTCGGCAAAACCTTTGTATTTGTTACACACGATCAAGAGGAAGCCCTTGCCATGAGTGATGAAATTTTTGTACTAAGCGAAGGTCAAATTCAACAATCAGGCACACCTGTAGATATTTATGATGAACCAATTAACCGTTTTGTTGCCGACTTTATCGGTGAATCAAACATTGTTAACGGTGTGATGATAGAAGATTTTACAGTTGAATTTGCTGGTGAAGTGTTCGAGTGTGTTGACCAAGGGATGAAACCAAATGAGAAAATTGATATTGTTATTCGTCCCGAGGATTTAGAAATTACAACAGTCGACAAAGGAAAATTAGTTGTTAAGGTAGATACACAATTATTCCGTGGAGTACATTATGAGCTTTCCACGTATGACAAGGCAGGCAATGAATGGCTTGTTCATTCATTGAAAAAAGCTGAAGTAGGGACAGAAATAGGACTAGACTTCGATCCAGAAGCCATT